A genomic window from Salvelinus alpinus chromosome 10, SLU_Salpinus.1, whole genome shotgun sequence includes:
- the LOC139531777 gene encoding programmed cell death protein 6-like isoform X2: MPRLCAKNVSVRLKRVQGTHIFHNTNYKAFKMAYHTGSPYRGQPQQQQQYNNAAPAPDQGFLWNIFQRVDKDKSCVISDTELQQALSNGTWTPFNPVTVRSIISMFDRENKGGVNFNEFAGVWKYITDWQNIFRTYDRDNSGFIDKNELKQALTGFGYRLSDQFYNTLIEKFDRQRKGQVAFDDFIQCCIVLQRLTDVFRRYDTDQDGWIQVSYEQYLSMVFNVV, translated from the exons ATGCCACGCCTCTGCGCGAAGAATGTCAGTGTCAGATTGAAACGAGTACAGGGTACACATATTTTTCATAACACCAATTATAAAGCTTTTAAAATGGCATATCACACAGGTAGTCCGTATAGAGGacaacctcaacaacaacaacaatacaacaatGCAGCGCCGGCGCCGGATCAAGGTTTTCTTTGGAATATATTTCAGAG AGTGGACAAGGACAAGAGCTGTGTGATATCAGACACAGAGCTCCAGCAGGCCTTATCGAACG GTACATGGACACCTTTCAACCCAGTGACAGTCCGATCAATCATAT CCATGTTTGACAGGGAGAACAAAGGAGGGGTGAACTTCAACGAGTTTGCCGGAGTGTGGAAGTACATCACGGACTGGCAGAACATCTTCCGCACCTACGACAGAGACAACTCGGGCTTCATCGACAAGAACGAGCTTAAGCAGGCACTGACTGGATTCG GGTATCGCCTCTCTGACCAGTTCTACAATACTCTCATAGAGAAGTTTGACAGGCAGAGGAAGGGACAAGTGGCCTTTGATGACTTCATCCAGTGTTGTATCGTTCTACAG AGGCTGACCGACGTGTTCAGGAGGTACGACACAGACCAAGACGGCTGGATCCAGGTTTCCTATGAACAGTATCTATCCATGGTTTTCAACGTTGTATAG
- the LOC139531777 gene encoding programmed cell death protein 6-like isoform X1, with protein MPRLCAKNVSVRLKRVQGTHIFHNTNYKAFKMAYHTGSPYRGQPQQQQQYNNAAPAPDQGFLWNIFQRVDKDKSCVISDTELQQALSNGTWTPFNPVTVRSIISMFDRENKGGVNFNEFAGVWKYITDWQNIFRTYDRDNSGFIDKNELKQALTGFGEQRYRLSDQFYNTLIEKFDRQRKGQVAFDDFIQCCIVLQRLTDVFRRYDTDQDGWIQVSYEQYLSMVFNVV; from the exons ATGCCACGCCTCTGCGCGAAGAATGTCAGTGTCAGATTGAAACGAGTACAGGGTACACATATTTTTCATAACACCAATTATAAAGCTTTTAAAATGGCATATCACACAGGTAGTCCGTATAGAGGacaacctcaacaacaacaacaatacaacaatGCAGCGCCGGCGCCGGATCAAGGTTTTCTTTGGAATATATTTCAGAG AGTGGACAAGGACAAGAGCTGTGTGATATCAGACACAGAGCTCCAGCAGGCCTTATCGAACG GTACATGGACACCTTTCAACCCAGTGACAGTCCGATCAATCATAT CCATGTTTGACAGGGAGAACAAAGGAGGGGTGAACTTCAACGAGTTTGCCGGAGTGTGGAAGTACATCACGGACTGGCAGAACATCTTCCGCACCTACGACAGAGACAACTCGGGCTTCATCGACAAGAACGAGCTTAAGCAGGCACTGACTGGATTCGGTGAGCAAA GGTATCGCCTCTCTGACCAGTTCTACAATACTCTCATAGAGAAGTTTGACAGGCAGAGGAAGGGACAAGTGGCCTTTGATGACTTCATCCAGTGTTGTATCGTTCTACAG AGGCTGACCGACGTGTTCAGGAGGTACGACACAGACCAAGACGGCTGGATCCAGGTTTCCTATGAACAGTATCTATCCATGGTTTTCAACGTTGTATAG